The nucleotide sequence TCCGCCTTGGTGACCGGCTGCACGGACAGGCGTGAGTTTTTCACCAGCACCATATCGGCGAGGCGCGGATCAGCTTTGACCTGGTCGAGATGGACCGGCGATTTGAGAGGCCCCAGCGCCTTGATGTCTACGCAGTCCCAGCGGTCATCCTCGGTTGTGCTGTCTTGATGCGCCTCGGCGATAACTTCGACCGTGCCGACAATTTCGCGGTCCTTTTGGGAGTGGTAGAAAAAGCCCTGATCGCCAAGCTTCATCTCCCGCATGAAGTTGCGCGCCTGATAGTTGCGCACGCCGTCCCATTCTTCGCCCGCCTCGCCCTTGGCGACCTGCTGGTCCCATGACCAGGTCGACGTTTCCGATTTGAACAGCCAATAGGCCATGATCAGTCCTCCTGTTCCGATTTGAGCGGACGCGACAGCAGCGCGTCCAGCGCCTGGGGCATCGTGATCTGACCCGACACGAGGCCCGCGACGACCTTTGTGACGGGCATGTCCACCCCGTGTTTGGCCGCGAGCTTCAGCGTCGCCTGCGCCGTTGCGCGGCCTTCAACGGTTTTGCCTTCGGGCGGCGTCGTGCCCGCCCCGAGCGCAAAGCCGAAACTGTAGTTGCGCGACTGCGGCGAGGTGCAGGTCAGCGCCAGGTCGCCGAAACCTGCAAGGCCCTGCAAGGTTTCGGGGGACGCCCCAAGTTTGAGCGCCAGCCGGTTGGTTTCGGCCATCCCGCGCGTCATCAACGCGGCGCGTGCGCTTTCGCCAAGCCCCGCGCCCATGCAAATGCCGCAGGCAATCGCGATAACATTTTTGAGCGCCCCGCCAAGTTCGGCCCCCGTAGGGTCGTCAGAGAGATAAAGCCGCAATGTGTCGGAAGACAGCGCCTGCTGCAGCGCCGCGCCCATCTCCGGGTCGGCGCAGGCCAGCGTCAGCGCCGTCGGCTTGCCCTGCGAGATATCGGTGGCGAAACTGGGGCCGGTGAGGATGGCCGATGGGCAATCCAGCGCGCCGGCCAGCACATCGGTCGGACCGCGCGCGGTGTCGAGCTCGATGCCCTTGCAGCAGGCGATCGCCGCCTTGGGGGTGCCGACCAGCCCCTCGAGATATCCTGACAGCGCCTGCATTGGTATCGCCAGCAGCAAGATGTCGTCCGGCCCGATGCGGGGGGCCGGGTCCAGTGCGATATGGTCGGGCAGCTCAACGTCCGGCAGCCGGGGGCTGCGGCGGGTGGCAATCATGGCGCCCATGTTGCGTGCGGTCAGCGTCAGGGGGCGTTCAATGGCCAAGGCCAAAGCGGTGCCAAAGGCCCCGGCACCTGCAACGATAATCCTGCTCATGCTTTCGCCCCTTTCTTGCCCGATCCAAGCATCGCGGGCGCGGTGTCGTCCAGCGGCCATCTGGGTCGCGCGGCCAGTGACATGTCGTCGACCAAACCCAGACGGAGGCGCTCGATGCCTGCCCAGGCGATCATGGCGGCGTTGTCTGTGCACAAAGCCATTGGCGGCGCGATGAACCTTGCCCCCGCCTCATTGGCCACCTGCTCCAACGCGGCGCGGATGGTTTTGTTGGCCGCGACGCCGCCGGCAACCGCTATGGCGGGGGCATGCGAGTGCTGCAACGCGCGCCGGGTCTTCTTGGCCAGCACATCGCATACGGCGGCCTGAAAGCTGGCGGCCAGATCGCTTTGGTCCTGCCGGTAAAGCCCGCCATGTTCTGCGACCAGCGCATCGCGTGCCCGCAACGTGGCTGTTTTCAGGCCTGAGAAAGACATGTTGCAGCCGTCTCGGTCCAGCAGGGGGCGGGGCAGATTGAAGCGCTTGGGGTCGCCCTGCAGGGCGGATGTTTCGATGTTGGGGCCGCCCGGCTGCGGCAGCCCGATCAGCTTGGCGACCTTGTCGAAGGCTTCGCCGGGGGCGTCGTCGATCGTGCCCCCAAGCCGGGTGAATTTGGTGGCCGACTGCGCCAGCAGGAACTGGCAATGCCCGCCGGACACCAGCAGCAACAGGTAGGGAAACTCCAGCCCGTCTGTCAGGCGCGGCGTCAACGCGTGACCTGCCAGGTGGTTGACCCCGATCAGCGGTTTGTCCGCGCCAGCCGCGAGCCCCTTTGCGCACATTACCCCCGACATGACCCCACCGATCAGGCCGGGGCCAGCGGTGACGGCAATCGCGTCGACCTCAGGCAGGGCCACACCGGCCTTGGTCAGCGCGGCCTCGACCATATGGTCCAACTTTTCGGCATGCGCGCGGGCCGCAATCTCGGGCACGACGCCGCCGAAATTGGCGTGCAGGTCGGTCTGCCCAAACACTTCGGAAGACAGGATTTGCGCGGGTTGCCCGTCGCGCGCCCGCACCACGGCGGCGGCGGTGTCGTCACAGCTGCTTTCGATGCCAAGGAGAGTGAGCGTGCGGGGCAATGTGGCGTCCATTATTGTGTACGGCTTATGGGCGAGGTAACACTGCCCCATGCCCCTTACAATGCCCACCCGTTTCTGATGCGCGTCCTTTTGACCAGGCCTCTGGCCCAGTCGGAGGGCTTCGCCGCGCAGATCAGGGCCCGTTACGGGGAGGGCGTGCAGACGGCCATTTGCCCTTTGGTCGAGATCGTCTTTTTGCCGGTCGAGGTGGATTTTAGCGGGTTTGACGCCGTGGTGTTCACCTCCCAAAACGGGGTGGCGGCGTATCACAGGTTGGGCGGGCCAGCCCGCTTATCGGCCTACTGTGTCGGGGACCGGACCGCGCAGGCCGCCAGGGGGCTTGGGATGGAGGCCTTTTCGGCCGACGGGGACGTGCGCGCATTGAACGCGCTGGTGGCGAAGAAGGCGAATGGCGCGAAGCTGGCGCATCTGAGCGGCCGCGACGTCGCGGGCAAAATTGACGGAAATATCACCCGAATTGAGGCCTATTATCAGGCGCCAGTGGAGCCCAGCCCAGCGTTGCAGGCCCTGTTGGCACATGACGACACCCTGATTGTGCCGTTGTTTTCGGCGCAAGGCGCGCGCCGGTTTGGTGCGGCCATCGGGCAAGGCACGCGCGCCGGTTTGCACGCCATTTGCATGAGCAAAGCCGTCGCGGACCAGCTTGACCCTGCGCAATTCAAGGAAATCCGCCACGACGGGCCGCCTACCGCAAAGGGCATGTTGGACAAAATGTCCGACTTCTTCCCCCCCTGATCAGCTTGAGGCCAGCCAAAATTCCGGGCTATGTTCAACAGCGGCTTGAATTTCGCGACTCGCCCGCCCGTCATTTAGAGGATGTCTGCTTTGGCCAAATCACCCAAGTCCCCGCCGCGAAAGAAGCGCACTCCGGCGAAACCGAAGCCCAAAACCACGCCCAAGCTGACGGACGCCGTGATCGAGGCCAAAGTTGTGGACGAGGTGGTGGCGACGGAAGCCGTGGATGCGGCGCAAGACAGCCCGGTGGCAGAACAGGCCAAGGATGCGACGTCGCGGGACAAGGCTCCGGAAGCCGAGGATGCCCCCGCCGACACGCCCGCGGACGCCGATACTGCCCCGCGTGACGCAGCAACCGACGCGCCTTCGCCCTATATGGCGCAAGAGGGCCGGTCGAGCGGGCTGGTCCCCACAGTTCTGGGTGGTGTCATCGCCGGGGCCATCGGGTTCGGCGCAGCGCTGCTGATTTTCCCGGAGGGGTGGCGCGAAAAGGATGACACGCTGGTGACCAGCCTTCAGGCAAGCCTTGCCGAGCAGCAGGAAAGCCTGTCCGGCCTGACTGACCAGATTGGCGACCTGAGCGGGCGCTTCGAGGTTGACATAAGCGCCCTGCGCGACGATCTGGCCGAGAAGGCAACCGCCGTTGGGGCCCTGGGTGAGCGGCTGGAGAACCTCACAAAAGGCGACGGCAGTGTGGCCCTGCCCGAAGACGTGCAGCTGCTGCTGAACGCGCAGAAGGAACAGATTTCCGCGCTGACGGCTGATGTTGCCGAAATGGCTGCGGCGGCGAAAGAACGGATTGCAGCGGCGACCCAACAACAGGAAACCGCAGAACAGGCGGAGGCACGCGTCAAGGCGCGGGGTGCATTGCAGGTGATCCGGCTGGCGCTGGTCAGCGGGGAGCCTTTTGCCGACGCACTGGTTGATGTTGCACCGGCCACCGATGTGCCCGCCGGGCTGCAAGCCGTGGCGGCTGACGGCGCGCCGACCGCGGCAGAGCTTCAAGCGCAATACCCCGTTGCAGCGCGGGCTGCTTTGGCAAAGGCCATCCGCGAAGATGCGGGCGATGACACATCAAGCCGCCTGAAGCTGTTCCTGCAAGATCAGCTGGGCGCACGGTCCCTCACCCCACAGGAAGGCGATGACGCGGATGCGGTGTTGTCCCGCGCCGAGGCGGCGGTAAAGGCCGACGACCTGGCAACGGCCCTGCAGGAAATTGACGCGCTGTCAGATGTGGCGAAGGCGGAATTTGCCGACTGGCAGGCGGATGCCAAACTGAGAATGGACGCGGTAAGCGGATTTGAAGCGGTCTCTGACGCGCTGAACGGGAATTAGGATAGACGTTATGGTATGGTCACTGGTCAAAATTCTGATTTTCGTTGCGGCAATCATCGGGCTGACGCTTGGGGTGTCCTCACTGCTGGAGACCAGCGGGCAGGTGCGGGTCGAGGTTGCGGAGCGGGAATTTACCCTGACGCCGTTGGTCACATTGGTGGGCCTCGCCCTGATGCTGTTCGCCTTCTGGGTCGTGCTGAAGCTGCTGAACCTGCTGGTCGCGGTGTTCCGCTTCCTCAACGGCGATGAAACCGCCATTTCGCGCTATTTTGACCGCTCGCGGGAACGCAAAGGGTTTGAGGCACTGGCGGATGGCCTGATGGCGCTAGCCTCCGGCGAAAGCCGCGCGGCCATGGCGAAGGCCGCGAAGGCGGAAAAATACCTCAAACGCCCTGAGTTGACCAACCTGATCACCGCGCAAGCCGCCGAGCAATCCGGCGACACCCGCAAGGCGCAGGAAGTTTACAAACGCCTGCTGACGGATGAGCGGACGCGGTTCGTTGGCGTGCGCGGGATTATGAAACAGAAATTGGCTGAGGGCGACACCGGCACCGCCCTGAAGCTGGCGGAAAAGGCCTTCGCGCTGAAGCCCAAGCACGAAGAAACGCAGGACGTTCTGCTGAAATTGCAGGCCGGTTCCGAGGATTGGTCCGGCGCGCGCAAGACGCTGAACGCCAAGCTGAAACACGGCTCCCTGCCGCGTGACGTGCACAAACGCCGCGACGCGGTGCTGGCGCTGTCGGAGGCCAAGGATATCATCGAAGACGGCAACACCATCGAGGCGCGCGAAACCGCCATCGAGGCCAACCGCCTGTCGCCTGACCTGATCCCCGCCGCCATAATGGCCGCACGAACCTACATAGAGCAGGGCAAGAAACGCTACGCTGGCCGGGTGCTGAAAAAGGCATGGGACGCGCAGCCCCACCCTGAGCTGGCCGCGTGCTACGCCGAGATCGAACCTGACGAAACCCCGCAAGCCCGGATCAAGCGCTTCAATGGGTTGACCAAAAGCTCGGCGACCCATGCTGAAAGCAAGATGCTGCAGGCCGAGCTGAACATCGCCGCAGAAGACTTCCCCGAAGCGCGCCGCTCCTTGGGCGATCTGGTTGACACCCAACCCAACGCCCGGACATTGACCATCATGGCCGCGATTGAGCGCGGTGAAGGGGCTGACGACGCCGTGGTGCGCGGCTGGCTGGCCAAAGCGCTCAGCGCCCCGCGCGGCCCGCAATGGGTTTGCGAAAACTGCCAACAGGTGCATGGCAGCTGGGAACCGGTATGCAACAACTGCCAAAGCTTCGACACGCTCAGCTGGAAAGAGCCTCCGCAGGCCGAGGTGGTCCCAACGTCTGGCGCAGAGATGCTGCCCCTGATCGTGGGCGCACTGGAAGACAAGTCCGAGGACGAGCCCGAGGCCGTCGAAGAGCACGTGGTCGAGGTCATCTCGACCGATGTGGTTGAGCCAGAGGACGCGCCCTCTGACGACAAGAAATAGGTCGCCCAAAGCGGCTTGAATTCGGTTGGGTGAGCGTTTAAATCGCCCAGCACCGCCTCAATAGCTCAGCTGGTAGAGCAGGTCCTTCGTAAGGACAAGGTCGGGGGTTCGAGTCCCTCTTGAGGCACCAAAAACTAACATAAAATATATATAAAACAGTAACCTAGAAAGTTTGTGGAAATTGTAACCACCTATTTACCCACCCAGATGCGAGTGATGTTTGTGCAGATGCCGAGTTCGCGACGGCAATCGCCTGCAATCCGACGGCTTCGAATGCACCCAGTCGCCGATGTCGCGCCGCTCAAGTATGTCTCAAATGAGCAGAAAACGGAATTTGCAAAGTTTCGAGAGCGGCCCATTCCGGACTTTCGCCCCACCTTCAAGATGCTGCGGTCGCAGCCCGCATTGCCGCCATTCGCTGCACCCGCAAAGCCACATGAAGGTCGGGCTCACACATTGCGGGACTTCGCTGCCTTTCTCGCTATTCGTAGACAACGCCCGGTTCCAAAACTTCAAAGCCTATAATTTCGAATTCATACATGCCGCTCTGGTCGGATTTTTCGGCTCGGGCAATCAGCTTGCCTTCCTCACTCCGAAAAACCGCATGGGCTGTGTGAATCGCTCGATAACAATGGCTTCCGTCCGGATAGATGTATTTCAACAATGGATTGGTCTCCTGGAAAACCGGCTGTGCCGGAAGTTGCGTTGAATTGAAACTCGCATATTCACAGACCAACAATGTACTTTTTTCTGCTGTCGGTTCTCTGCGTTGCAACATTCAACAGAATGGGCTCTACGCGGCCACTAGATCGAACGCAGCATCTTGCCTGTTAGGTTCCGCCGCCACTGGTAAAGTCGGCCCAAACCCGAGATTGACCCACCGTACGCCATGCTGCGCTTGCAGCCCGCTTAACGGTCATTCGCCGCGATAGCGAAAGTTCGAAGTGGGTGAATGGTAATGGAACGAGACAATACCGTCGTTCGAAAGCAACCAGTTCGCATGCAGTTTTGCGTCAGGTCGTTTGCTCGACCAAGTCATCCAACATTTGCTCAGCTTCCTCAAAGCTTTTCGCCGATGCATCAACACCCAATAGCCTAATGGGATGTTCGTCGACAGCTACAAGCGAACCCGACACGAGTATTCTTACGTCCGGTCGGCTGACCCTGACGCTCCGCACCAAATTGTAGAGTTGGTGCATTGAATTCTTCGAACCAATTGACAACCCTAAGATGGTTGCTGGCGAGTGCTCAATTTCAGATAGCAATTTGGCATGGCTCAAGTGAGTTATCAAACGTATCTGCCAGCCCTTCGACCTTTGAATATTGGCAGCCATACGCAACCCTGCAGTGTGCTCATCTCCCGGGACGGTAGCAAAAAAAGCTTGGCGTTTCGGCAGTCCGTCGATAGTTGGCTTCGGACATGCGTACTCTTTTACTATCTGTTCCAGTCGAACCATAGCTACGTGCACCTCTAGGAAGGTCACACGGTCTTCGTTCCAAAAGTCATCAAATCGTTCGGCAACGGGTTTCAGCACGTCAAAATACAAATTGTGTATCGAAAGGCCTTGAGACATGAGCCTAGCGGCGGCAGAAGAGCCGCCACGGACGCCACCAGTGCAGAGCGTTTGGCACAATCCATCCCTGTCATCATCTGAAATATGAAAATTCTTACCTGACCGCATCTACCTCCCGCCTTCGCCGTTTGACGTAGTGACGAGGCATCAGGATGTAAAGCTTGAGGTGAGGGAACGCTGGTGTAGAACAAACCAGCCTCTCAATTCACGGAAAGGCTGGTGATCCTCCCTTGGCTGAAGCTTGCAAAATTGCGGCTCTGGATGTTTGGAACCGCATGCCAATGGATCGCTCAACCTAAAATAACCAGTCGACGTCTAGCTCGGCCCATTGCAGACCAACGCCCGACCATCAGGATGCTGCATCAGCAGCCCGCAAAGCTGGCATTCGTAACGCGTGAGAAATTGAATGCTGCTCTAACCCACGGTCCGCCGGTCGAAGCCGACCTTCGCAGCATCTGCTTTAAGGTCTGGAAATGGCGCATTGCGTTCATTGGTTGGCGTCACGCGGTATCTGACAGCCCCGCGTTTGATTTCAACAGAAACTGCGACCAAATTGGCCCGCAGGCCGCGCCTATTTCGCGTGCTTTCCGACCCATTTCCCCGGCTTCAATCTTTGGTGGGATGAGACCTCGGGTATCTTGGTTGGAAATGTAGCGGCGGGTTCGTTCAACCAATGTTCGTTTCACATCCAGAGGTAGACCGCCGTCGATTAAGATCGCCTCAAAATCGATAACCGCGCAGGTCGACAGGGCGGCTTTGGCAAGTTCTTGAGCGGTTTGCCTGATCCAAGGTTCAACGTAGCGTTCGTACGAGCTCCAGTCGTCATTGCTCCAAAGGCCGCTTGGGTCCAAGCCAACTTCGGCAAGACGCGCTTCTAAAAGATGAATGGAAGCGATGTCGATCAACTGTCTGCTTTCGCCATTTGGCCCGACACTTCGAAGTGATCCGAGAGCACCTGCGTTACCTTGATGGCCTTCGAAAACCGAGTGGTTCAGGACGATACCGCCACCCACGAAGGCCGCCACAAAGAAATATGCATAGTCTCTAAATTCTTTGCCGCGTCCGTAGACGTGTTCTGCACGACATGCAGCGGTGGCGTCATTGACCACATGTACTGGGAGGTCAGAGAACTCGGCAATTTCGTCTTGGAAGCCAATGTCTTTCCAGAGCGCAAATTCTTCGGCAGTGGCCCCAACCATTTCATGCCAATTCCAAAGTTCAAACGGAGCGGCGACACCGATACCGCAAATCCGATCTTGCAGCTTCTCTGGTAAAACATCCGTCAACTCAGTGATGCCAGAACGCAAAAAGCTGAACAATTCATCCGGCAACGGGTAGTCAAAACTGGTCGTAGCCTCAGCGCGTACTGACCCGACGAAATCCATCAAGACAATTTTTGCGTTGCGTCTTCCGATGTTAATTCCAAACGAAAAAACACCATCAGCGGCAAGTAACATTGGCACAGACGGCTTGCCAACTTTGCCCTTAACTGGCGTGCCTTTTTCAAGCAATCCATCTTTTTCTAGCTTCCTGAGAATAACCGAGACCGTTTGTGGAGACAGGCCTGCAATCCGAGCGAGATCGCTACCGGGCACCGGGCCATTTCGCTGTAGCATGGAAAGGAGTAGTCGTTCGTTATGGTTGCGTAAACCGCTTTGATTTACGCCGCCACTTAAAGTTCTGATCTTTGACCCGTCCATATAAATAGGCCTTATACGCATTAATCTGCAGGTATAAAGCTACATTCCATAATTAATAAATCAAGTTTATTTATTAATTGACAGTATTGAAAGAATCAGTTTTCCTAAGGTCAGTTCCGTCACTTGCGCGGAAGTTCGCTCCGTTTATTCGGATCAACGTCTGGGAGGACAACATGAAGAAATTACTCGCCACATCCGCTGTTGCATTGACTGCCTTGTCCGGCGCAGCTTTTGCTGATGGCCATGCAGTAACAGCCTGCTTGATTACAAAAACTGACACCAACCCCTTCTTCGTAAAGATGAAAGAGGGGGCAGAAGCCAAAGCCGCAGAGCTTGGCATGACACTTAAATCCTTCGCCGGTAAAGTTGACGGCGACCACGAAACACAGGTGGCGGCGATTGAGACCTGCATCGCTGATGGTGCAAAGGGCATCTTGTTGACCGCATCCGACACCTCCTCCATCGTGTCTTCTGTTCAACAAGCCCGCGACGCCGGTTTGGTCGTCATTGCTCTCGATACACCGCTGTCTCCGATTGATGCCGCAGACATGACATTCGCTACAGACAACTTCCTTGCCGGCGAATTGATCGGCAAGTGGGCCGCTGCAAAATTGGGTGATGATGCCGCGAACGCAAAAATCGCAATGCTTGATCTGGCCGTATCCCAACCGACCGTTGGCGTTTTGCGCGACCAAGGCTTTTTGCAAGGCTTCGGAATCGAACTGGGCGACCCGAACAAGTGGGGCGACGAAGATGACCCACGGATTGTCGGCAATGACGTAACCGCCGGTAATGAAGAAGGCGGTCGTAAGGCGATGGAAAACCTTCTGGCGAAAGACCCAGAGATCAACGTTGTCTACACCATCAACGAGCCAGCCGCTGCCGGTGCGTATGAAGCTTTGAAATCCATCGGCCGCGAGAATGACGTTCTCATCGTTTCCGTTGATGGTGGTTGCCCCGGTGTTGAGAACATCAAAGACGGCGTGATCGGTGCAACGTCGCAGCAATACCCATTATTGATGGCATCCAAAGGTGTTGAGGCAATTGCGGCTTGGGCGAAAGACGGAACCAAGCCAGCAAACACGCCGGGCAAGGATTTCTTTGACACGGGCGTTGCGTTGGTCACTGACGAACCTGCGGATGGCGTTGACAGCATTGATACCACTGAGGGCACAAACCTCTGCTGGGGCTAATGACGATCCGGCAAGAACTGACATAAGCTAACAAGAAGGGGCGGCATTGCTCGCCCCTTTTACTTAAGCGGAGGGGCACCATGTCAAACGTGAACACAACAGAAGACGGCATCGCAAAGTTTGACTCTCCACACCGCGGTGTTGTTGGGACAATCCAGCATTGGCTGCATATAAACCCAGCCTTGGTCCCTCTGATCGTACTGGTCGCATCGATTGTGGTTTTCGGCCTTTTGTTGGGGTCAAAGTTCTTCTCCCCGTTCGCACTGACACTCATACTGCAACAAGTTCAGATCGTGGGCATCGTTGCAGCTGCTCAATCGCTTGTGATCCTAACGGCTGGCATCGACCTAAGTGTTGGGGCCATTGCGGTCATCTCATCCGTGGTGATGGGACAATTTACATTTCGGTATGGCTTGCCCGTTGAAGTTGCAGTCGCTTGTGGTTTGATCGTGGGAACGGCCGTCGGATACCTCAACGGATGGCTCATCGCAGTCATGAAGCTGCCCCCGTTTATCGTCACGCTTGGCATGTGGCAGATCGTTTTGGCCGCGAACTTCTTGTACTCTGCCAACGAGACAATCCGCAGCCAAGACATCGCAAAAAACGCAGCCCTTTTGCAGCTCCTCGGGGCGAAATTCAAAATCGGCGGAGCGGTGTTTACAGTCGGCGTTCTATTCATGGTCATATTGGTCATCATGCTGGCCTATATCCTCCGTCACACCGCATGGGGTCGTCACGTCTACGCGGTTGGGGACGATCCAGAAGCAGCAGAACTATCTGGGGTCAACGTTAAAGGCACATTGATCTCAGTCTATGCAGTGGCAGGTTTGATCTGTGGATTTGCAGGCTGGGCGTTGATCGGTCGCATCGGATCGGTATCACCGACATCAGGCCAGCTTCTCAACATCGAAAGCATTACGGCTGTGGTAATCGGGGGCATATCGTTATTCGGTGGACGCGGATCGATCCTTGGTACCTTCTTCGGTGCGCTCATTGTCGGCGTCTTCACCCTTGGCCTGCGTCTAATGGGTGCCGACGCCCAATGGACGTATCTCTTGATCGGCGTCCTCATCATCGCCGCCGTCGCCGTTGATCAATGGATTAGAAAGGTATCAGCCTAATGGAACCCATTCTCAAAGGTCGTGGCCTCGTTAAACGCTACGGTAAAGTTACAGCACTTGATCATTGCGATTTCGATCTAATGCCGGGCGAAATTTTAGCCGTAATTGGCGACAACGGTGCCGGAAAATCATCGCTGATCAAGGCAGTCTCCGGTGCCGTTATCCCAGATGAAGGCGAAGTGTTTTTGGAAGGTGAACGGATCAATTTCAAATCCCCCATCCAAGCGCGTGAGGCGGGAATCGAAACGGTTTACCAAACGCTTGCCATGTCGCCGGCGCTGTCGATTGCAGACAACATGTTCATGGGGCGCGAAATCCGCAAACAGGGTTTTATGGGAACCGTAATGCGTCAACTTGATCGCGCCAAAATGGAGAAGATGGCCCGTGATAAGCTCACCGAGCTTGGCCTGATGACAATCCAAAACATCAACCAAGCGGTTGAAACACTATCAGGAGGCCAACGCCAAGGCGTCGCCGTTGCGCGCGCTGCAGCCTTTGGGTCTAAAGTGATTATCCTTGATGAGCCCACAGCGGCTTTGGGTGTTAAGGAATCCCGAAAAGTTCTGGAGTTGATCCAAGATGTCAAATCGCGCGGCATCCCGATCATTCTAATCAGCCACAACATGCCTCACGTTTTCGAGGTGGCCGACCGTATCCACATTCACCGCTTGGGCAAACGGTTGTGCGTGATCAATCCAAAAGACTACACAATGTCCGACGCAGTAGCCTTCATGACTGGAGCGAAAGACGCACCAAGAGAAGGGTTGGCCGCCTAGGCCGACTGCCGTGCCTGGCTCTGTTTCGTTGAGCAACTGATCCAATAGTTCGCATCTTGATTGATGTTAGTTTCAACTAGGACGTAAGT is from uncultured Litoreibacter sp. and encodes:
- a CDS encoding EVE domain-containing protein encodes the protein MAYWLFKSETSTWSWDQQVAKGEAGEEWDGVRNYQARNFMREMKLGDQGFFYHSQKDREIVGTVEVIAEAHQDSTTEDDRWDCVDIKALGPLKSPVHLDQVKADPRLADMVLVKNSRLSVQPVTKAEWDIICAMGGV
- a CDS encoding NAD(P)H-dependent glycerol-3-phosphate dehydrogenase is translated as MSRIIVAGAGAFGTALALAIERPLTLTARNMGAMIATRRSPRLPDVELPDHIALDPAPRIGPDDILLLAIPMQALSGYLEGLVGTPKAAIACCKGIELDTARGPTDVLAGALDCPSAILTGPSFATDISQGKPTALTLACADPEMGAALQQALSSDTLRLYLSDDPTGAELGGALKNVIAIACGICMGAGLGESARAALMTRGMAETNRLALKLGASPETLQGLAGFGDLALTCTSPQSRNYSFGFALGAGTTPPEGKTVEGRATAQATLKLAAKHGVDMPVTKVVAGLVSGQITMPQALDALLSRPLKSEQED
- the tsaD gene encoding tRNA (adenosine(37)-N6)-threonylcarbamoyltransferase complex transferase subunit TsaD — translated: MPRTLTLLGIESSCDDTAAAVVRARDGQPAQILSSEVFGQTDLHANFGGVVPEIAARAHAEKLDHMVEAALTKAGVALPEVDAIAVTAGPGLIGGVMSGVMCAKGLAAGADKPLIGVNHLAGHALTPRLTDGLEFPYLLLLVSGGHCQFLLAQSATKFTRLGGTIDDAPGEAFDKVAKLIGLPQPGGPNIETSALQGDPKRFNLPRPLLDRDGCNMSFSGLKTATLRARDALVAEHGGLYRQDQSDLAASFQAAVCDVLAKKTRRALQHSHAPAIAVAGGVAANKTIRAALEQVANEAGARFIAPPMALCTDNAAMIAWAGIERLRLGLVDDMSLAARPRWPLDDTAPAMLGSGKKGAKA
- a CDS encoding uroporphyrinogen-III synthase; translated protein: MGEVTLPHAPYNAHPFLMRVLLTRPLAQSEGFAAQIRARYGEGVQTAICPLVEIVFLPVEVDFSGFDAVVFTSQNGVAAYHRLGGPARLSAYCVGDRTAQAARGLGMEAFSADGDVRALNALVAKKANGAKLAHLSGRDVAGKIDGNITRIEAYYQAPVEPSPALQALLAHDDTLIVPLFSAQGARRFGAAIGQGTRAGLHAICMSKAVADQLDPAQFKEIRHDGPPTAKGMLDKMSDFFPP
- a CDS encoding heme biosynthesis HemY N-terminal domain-containing protein yields the protein MVWSLVKILIFVAAIIGLTLGVSSLLETSGQVRVEVAEREFTLTPLVTLVGLALMLFAFWVVLKLLNLLVAVFRFLNGDETAISRYFDRSRERKGFEALADGLMALASGESRAAMAKAAKAEKYLKRPELTNLITAQAAEQSGDTRKAQEVYKRLLTDERTRFVGVRGIMKQKLAEGDTGTALKLAEKAFALKPKHEETQDVLLKLQAGSEDWSGARKTLNAKLKHGSLPRDVHKRRDAVLALSEAKDIIEDGNTIEARETAIEANRLSPDLIPAAIMAARTYIEQGKKRYAGRVLKKAWDAQPHPELAACYAEIEPDETPQARIKRFNGLTKSSATHAESKMLQAELNIAAEDFPEARRSLGDLVDTQPNARTLTIMAAIERGEGADDAVVRGWLAKALSAPRGPQWVCENCQQVHGSWEPVCNNCQSFDTLSWKEPPQAEVVPTSGAEMLPLIVGALEDKSEDEPEAVEEHVVEVISTDVVEPEDAPSDDKK
- a CDS encoding B12-binding domain-containing protein: MRSGKNFHISDDDRDGLCQTLCTGGVRGGSSAAARLMSQGLSIHNLYFDVLKPVAERFDDFWNEDRVTFLEVHVAMVRLEQIVKEYACPKPTIDGLPKRQAFFATVPGDEHTAGLRMAANIQRSKGWQIRLITHLSHAKLLSEIEHSPATILGLSIGSKNSMHQLYNLVRSVRVSRPDVRILVSGSLVAVDEHPIRLLGVDASAKSFEEAEQMLDDLVEQTT
- a CDS encoding ROK family transcriptional regulator produces the protein MDGSKIRTLSGGVNQSGLRNHNERLLLSMLQRNGPVPGSDLARIAGLSPQTVSVILRKLEKDGLLEKGTPVKGKVGKPSVPMLLAADGVFSFGINIGRRNAKIVLMDFVGSVRAEATTSFDYPLPDELFSFLRSGITELTDVLPEKLQDRICGIGVAAPFELWNWHEMVGATAEEFALWKDIGFQDEIAEFSDLPVHVVNDATAACRAEHVYGRGKEFRDYAYFFVAAFVGGGIVLNHSVFEGHQGNAGALGSLRSVGPNGESRQLIDIASIHLLEARLAEVGLDPSGLWSNDDWSSYERYVEPWIRQTAQELAKAALSTCAVIDFEAILIDGGLPLDVKRTLVERTRRYISNQDTRGLIPPKIEAGEMGRKAREIGAACGPIWSQFLLKSNAGLSDTA
- a CDS encoding sugar ABC transporter substrate-binding protein, whose protein sequence is MKKLLATSAVALTALSGAAFADGHAVTACLITKTDTNPFFVKMKEGAEAKAAELGMTLKSFAGKVDGDHETQVAAIETCIADGAKGILLTASDTSSIVSSVQQARDAGLVVIALDTPLSPIDAADMTFATDNFLAGELIGKWAAAKLGDDAANAKIAMLDLAVSQPTVGVLRDQGFLQGFGIELGDPNKWGDEDDPRIVGNDVTAGNEEGGRKAMENLLAKDPEINVVYTINEPAAAGAYEALKSIGRENDVLIVSVDGGCPGVENIKDGVIGATSQQYPLLMASKGVEAIAAWAKDGTKPANTPGKDFFDTGVALVTDEPADGVDSIDTTEGTNLCWG
- a CDS encoding ABC transporter permease, coding for MSNVNTTEDGIAKFDSPHRGVVGTIQHWLHINPALVPLIVLVASIVVFGLLLGSKFFSPFALTLILQQVQIVGIVAAAQSLVILTAGIDLSVGAIAVISSVVMGQFTFRYGLPVEVAVACGLIVGTAVGYLNGWLIAVMKLPPFIVTLGMWQIVLAANFLYSANETIRSQDIAKNAALLQLLGAKFKIGGAVFTVGVLFMVILVIMLAYILRHTAWGRHVYAVGDDPEAAELSGVNVKGTLISVYAVAGLICGFAGWALIGRIGSVSPTSGQLLNIESITAVVIGGISLFGGRGSILGTFFGALIVGVFTLGLRLMGADAQWTYLLIGVLIIAAVAVDQWIRKVSA